The sequence below is a genomic window from Halolamina litorea.
CTTTCACGCAGGCGCCGGCGCCGAGCAGGCCCAACAGGATCAACAGCGGCCCGCCGGCCGTCTCGACCGCCCCCGCCTCGACCGGTTCGCGCACGACGATGGTTCGCGTGTGCTCGGCGGCCTCGGCGTCGCCGCCGTCGACCTCGTAGACCTGTGAGCCGGGGCGGATCGTCAGGTCCTGTGTCACTGTCTCGTTGGCCGACTGGTTCGCCGCGTTCCCGCGGTAAAGCGTCTCCGCGCGCACGAGCACGGTCGTCTCCCCGGCGGTGCTCAGCGAGGACTCGATCCGACTCAGTCGCTCACGGACTGCAGTGACGTTGACCGAGAAGTCGGTCCTGACCGACTCGCCGGGGACGAGTTCGGCGGTCTCGCGGTTCAGCCGGTCGGTCTGCTCCCAGTAGACCGTCCCCGACTCGGGGTCCTCCGCCCGGAGCACGAGCGTGAGGGTCGTCTGTGTCGCCACCGTCCCCTCGTCGCCGTCGAAGTCGGCGTGGTGGGTCCCCGTCAGTATCGGCGACGCCTCCGAGAAGTACGCGCTCCGGTTCTCCAGTTCGGTGCCGACCGGGTAGACCGGGTTCTGCTGCTCGACGGTCGCGCTGTGGCCGAACTCGGTGGTCGACTCCCAGCCGTCGACGGTCCGGGTCTCCTCAACGGTGCCCGGGGCGATAACCGCGCCGTAGGTCACGCCGGCGCCGACGACCGACAGCAGGAGGAACGCGGCGACGACGATTCTGAGACGGTCCGAAAGCACTGCACGTGCCCGAACCCGCCAGTCCGGCGACGGCCACGGCCCTGATCGTTCCGACATCTGGCCGTATAACCGAGGGTGGGGCCATATGGTTTGGTGTCAGTTCCGGGCTGGCGGCCCCGCTATCGTGGGACGGCGGCACGCGATACGTGATCGGCCGTCGCCGATCACCGCTCGGTTCGATGATTCGGCTCCGCACGCTCACGGCGGCACGCGATACGTGATCGGCCGTCGCCGATCACCGCTCGGTTCGCCGTGAGCGGCTTCGCATCCGGATTTTGGCCCGCCCCAACACCGCGAGCGACAGTATCCCCGCCGCCCCCGCGAGCGCGGTGTCGATGGCGACGATGGGGAGCCACGGATGGATACCGTACAGTGCGCCGATCAGCGACGGCGGCAACACCATCAGGTAGCGGTGCTCGCTCATCGTCCGCAGGTAGTAGCCGGTCTCCTCGGGCGCCGACAGCCGGACCGCCGCCTCGACGTTCTCGCCCCCGTCGAGGGCGTAGCGCTCCTGTACCGGCTCGATCCCCGCCGTTCCCGGATCGAGGAACACCGCGACCGGCAACAGCCCCTCGTTGTTGAGGTCGACGGTCCGCTCGACGGTCGTTCCGGCCGGAACCGCCGTCCCGGCGGCGGTCTGGGACTCCGAACTCACGACCGGGAACGAGTGCCCGCCCGCGGGCGCGACCATCGTCGCCGTCGCGGGCAACACCACGAGTAGCACGATCCCGAGCACGATCTGTTCGGCGGTGATCACCCGCTCGCGCTCGCGTTCGCGCTCCCGACGGCGGTCCCGTGCGCCGAGGCCGCCGAGGCTGACCGCGTACAGCACCGCCCCGACCCCGAACACCACCAGCCCCACGCCGCTGCCGCCCGGGACGCCGACGTCGCTGCTGATACCGCCGAACACTCCGCCGAGGGCCATCAGCGCCGAGCCCAGCCCCGGCAGGACGAGCACCTCGCCGTCGAACTGGAGCGCAGTCGCGACGACACGGCTCTCTGGCACCGGCGGCTCGCCCGCCCCCTGATCGGTGAAGGGGTTGGCGTCGCCTTTCGTGACGTACCCCTGTTCGGTCTCGTCCACGACGCGGTGGGTGACGAGACTGCCCGCGTGGTCGCCGGTCTGTGCCCGATAGACGACCACGTCGCCCTCCTCGGGCGCGTCGGCGACGGCGCTCGGAAGGGCGACGAAGCCGTCGCCGGGCTCCAGCGTCGGCTCCATGCTGTCGGTCACGACGTAGCTGAGTAACACCGGTTGGCCGACCGCGCCGCCGATGGCCACCAGCGCCAGCAGGCCGACAACGCCCAACTCCAGTTCCCGGCGCATTACCACCGAAACTCAAGAGACGGGGAAAGAACTGTCGCCGGCTCAGAGCCGGCCGCCGCCGCGGCCGACGCGCCCGCGGGCGGCCAACCACAGCGAGAACAGGCCGAACACGACCACGGTGGGGCCACCGAGCCCCTGATCCAGTCGGAGCGGGTCCTGCAGCCGTTCGACGGCGGTGGCCGTGCCGGTGACGCCGGACTCGGCCGACTCGTCGTCGGTCGCGTTCTCGCCGTCGGTCGGCGTCGCCGTCGCGGTCGTCCCCGAGCCACTCTCCGCCGGGGTCGCCGTTCCGTCGGTCGTCCCGTCGCTGCCCGTCGGCGTCGACGCGGTGGTGTTGTCCGTCGTGTTGTTGGTCCCGTCGGTCGAGCCGTCGATGCCGTCAGTACTGTCGGCCGAGCCGTCGGTTCCATCCGTGCCGCCGTCTGACCCGTCGCCACTCGACTCCACCACGACAGCCACTTCGCCGAACCCGCCGAGGTCCGCGGTGAACTGGTCGCCGCCCACGTAGGTCGTCTCGACGCGCTGCCAGCCGTCGACGGTGTGGCGGTAGAACGCCACGTCGGCGGGATCCGCGCCGTCCGGAACGGCGACGCTCGCGTTCACCGAGATGTGGCTGAACGCGGAGGCCTCCACCTGATAAGCGTCGGCGCGGAAGTAGCTGATCGCGTCGCCGTCGATGGCCGGTGCGTCCTGCGGTTCGGCGGTGGGTTTCGTCAGTTCGACGCGCCAGTTCTCGCGTGTGAACGTCATCTCGTAGGCGTTGGCGGTGAGCTCGGTGTCGGTGCCGGCGACGAACGACTCGCCGTTCTCGGTCAGGCTACTGGTGAACGGGTCGGAAGACAGCGCTTCGCGGACGTTGACAGTGGCGCCCTCGCTCGTGTCGTAGACGGTGTAGCTGGAGTCGGAACTGTCGCCGGCCTGCCCGCCGCCCGTGCCACCGCCGGTATCGCCGCCCATGTCGCCGTCGCCGCCGTTCGGTGCCGGCGTCGCGGTCGCCGTGCCGTCAGGTGTGTCCGCCGGATCGGCCGTGTCGGCGGGGTCGGCCGTATCGGGTCCGTCGGAGGCGTCCGGCGCGTCGGTGGTGCTGGTCTCCGTCGTGTCCTCGACCAGCGTCCGGACGGCGAAGGCGCTCGTCGACTCGACCTCCGCGGGGTCGGTGCCGCGGGTGTCGACGCTGACGCCGACGGTCAGCGTCTCGCCGGCCGAGAGGTTCCTCGCGTTCGCGCGGGCGTCGATGCGCTCGCCGGTCTCCGTTTCGTAGAAGCCGAGCGCGGAACTGTTGTCGGTGATCCACACCGGCGCCTCGTAGCTCCGGTCGTTGGTCACCACGAACACCGCGTCGAGGCGGGTGATGGCGTCGTTGCTGACGCCGCCGCCCTCCGAGAGGTCGAGCATCAGTTGGTCGCCCGAAAGCGCCGCGTAGTCACCGTTGGGGCCGTCGGCGGCGTCGATGTACAGCCCGGAACCGGTGTTGTCGCCGGCGTAGACGCCGCCGAACGCGCCCGCACCGACGAGCGCCAGGAGCGCGAGCGCGAGTCCGGCGGCGGCGAGCCGACGGCTCACACCATCCCTCGCGTGCCCGTCGGGTCGCGGATCGACTCGACCATCCGATCTGTTACTGGGAGGTCGTGTTCGTCTGTGCCGTGAACGTGATCTCGTTCACCAGATCGCCGGTGAGGCCGGTCTCCCGCAGGTCGAACTCGATCTCGACCCACCCACCCTCCCCGACGGGGAACTCCACCCACTCGGTCGCGTTCTGGGACTCGTCCCAGAGCAGGTCGTAGGTGTTGTCGTTGGTGTCCGTGTAGGTGAACGTGATCGCCTGTTTGACCGCCAGCTCGTCGCCGCTGGTCACGTCGGCGCCGAACCCGTCGCTGGGGATGTCGGCTTTCACCTGGATCGTCTCGGTCCCGTAGTTGTAGACCTCGAACGCGTTCGGGACGGTCGTCACCGACTCCGGGTTGAGCCCCGAGCCCTCGGGCGCGCTCGCGGAACTGTTGACGGTCCCGCCGGCGAAGTCGAACGCGATGGTCCCGTTGGCGTCCTGTTGCCCGACGAGGTCGGAGGCGCTGTTCGTCGCGTCGATACGCAGGAACGCCTCGGAGTCCGAGGCGACCGATATCTGGGCGTCACGTGGCGCGGTCACTTCCGAGAACGCGCCGGTACCGATCGCCCCCCCGGCGAGCGTTGCGAGACTACCCAACCCCAACAGCACCTTCCGTCGGTTCATTCGCATCTGTGTATCCCCCTTGGCCTCGCAACACAGTCGACGCTTATAGGGTTTGGCGGGGCCCTCCCCGTGTTTTCACTCCGTGAGCGCCGTACGTTTCCGTTTCCTGGAACGAACCACGCGAAGCGTTTTCCCTCTGTCCGGAGTTGTCCGTCCAAGCGAATCATGAGCGAAGCGTTCGGCGTCGACGACTGTTCAAGTGGGGTGAGCCGGTGAACTGGCGGCGCCTCGGCGTCGCACTGATGCTGGTCGGTCTCGCGGTCGGCGCGACTGGTACGTACAGTGCGGTCAGCCTCGACGCCGACCGCGGGTTCAGCATCGGCGCCGCCGGCGATGACCCGGACCAACAGAACGCGAACTACTTCGACACCGCCGACCGGACGGCCTCCTACACCACGATCGGTGACTGGCCCAAGACCGTACTCGCGGTGTTCAATCAGTTCGGCCAGCCGGTCACCGCTACGGAGGTCGCCGTCGTCGACCTGCAACCGGTGAACGCGAGCGC
It includes:
- a CDS encoding DUF5305 family protein, translating into MSERSGPWPSPDWRVRARAVLSDRLRIVVAAFLLLSVVGAGVTYGAVIAPGTVEETRTVDGWESTTEFGHSATVEQQNPVYPVGTELENRSAYFSEASPILTGTHHADFDGDEGTVATQTTLTLVLRAEDPESGTVYWEQTDRLNRETAELVPGESVRTDFSVNVTAVRERLSRIESSLSTAGETTVLVRAETLYRGNAANQSANETVTQDLTIRPGSQVYEVDGGDAEAAEHTRTIVVREPVEAGAVETAGGPLLILLGLLGAGACVKADREGILDLTTHEQAALERAEFEDWVTIGGVPDDPPGERIRATSLEGLVDLAADTNARIIQDEHLGHYVVFGDEYHYLYEPLGRESL
- a CDS encoding signal peptidase I, whose amino-acid sequence is MRRELELGVVGLLALVAIGGAVGQPVLLSYVVTDSMEPTLEPGDGFVALPSAVADAPEEGDVVVYRAQTGDHAGSLVTHRVVDETEQGYVTKGDANPFTDQGAGEPPVPESRVVATALQFDGEVLVLPGLGSALMALGGVFGGISSDVGVPGGSGVGLVVFGVGAVLYAVSLGGLGARDRRRERERERERVITAEQIVLGIVLLVVLPATATMVAPAGGHSFPVVSSESQTAAGTAVPAGTTVERTVDLNNEGLLPVAVFLDPGTAGIEPVQERYALDGGENVEAAVRLSAPEETGYYLRTMSEHRYLMVLPPSLIGALYGIHPWLPIVAIDTALAGAAGILSLAVLGRAKIRMRSRSRRTER